DNA sequence from the Streptomyces canus genome:
TTCGTGGTCAACCGGAAGTTCGGGCTCGTCGGCATCGCGCTCGCGCTGCTCGAAGGGTTCTGCCGGGTGTACATGGGTGTGCACTATCCGACGGACGTCATCGGCGGGTTCGCGCTCGGGACGGCGGTGGCCCTGTTGTTGTCGCCGCTCGCGATGGCTCTTCTCACGCCGGTGATGAAGGCGGTCGAGAGGTCGTCGAAGGGGGCGTGGATCGTCCGCGCGCGAGGGGTCGAGCAGGGAACCTCGGTGATTCCCGGGGCCCGGCAGGAGGCCGCGGCCTCCGAGAGGGATCTCGCCGCGTAGTGCATGACGGCTACAGCGACTGCGGGTAGGTGAAGAACCCCTGCGGGTCGTACTGCTTCTTCACCTTGCCCAGCTTGGTCGCCGCGTCGCCGTAGTACGCCTTCCGCCAGTCCTTCAGCGTCGGGTCCGTGTAGTTCTGGTAGGCCGCGCCCGAGGCGTACGGCTTCATCGCGTCGTGCGCTCCCGTCAGCCAGGACTGGGCCGTCGTGCCCGTCGATCCCGCCTTCCAGGACGCGAGGTACTGGGCCAGCATGCGGGAGCGGCGGTGGACGAAGGCCGTCGCGGTGGGGGAGACGCGGTTGACCGCGCCGCCCAGCGCGGTCAGGGCGATGCTGCCCGAGCCGCCCCGGACCGAGGCGATCTGCCTCAGGAGGGTCTGGATGCCGGCCGCCGAGAGCGAGCGGTCGAAGAAGTCCGAGTGGGCCGCGTAGGTCTCGCGCCCCAGGGCGCCCTGGGCTGAGCGGCCCGGGGTGGAGCCGGGCAGGTGGCACCTGGCGTCCGTGGAGAAGGACGAGCAGCCCGCGTACGCCTCCATCGCGCTCTCGTAGGAGTGCCGCCTGAGCGTCACGCTGCGGGCCGGTGAGCCGATCCTGTCGGCCAGGCGGTCGAGCGCGTTCTGGAGCTCGCCGTAGGTGCCCAGGGAGAACGCCGCGACCGCCACGGAGGGCGAGCCGCCGTTCTCCAGGTGGCAGGAGGACCAGATCTCGTCGGGCTGGGTGGGGCCCCACTCCTGCCATGCCTTCACCACGGCGGCCGCCCTGGACCACGGCCAGGTCGCGTACGCGGTCACGCCCTGCGGGGCGGGGTGGGTCCTGAAGTGCAGTTCGGTCACCACGCCGAAATTGCCGTTGCCGGCGCCGCGCAGCGCCCAGAAGAGGTCCTTGTTCGTGGACGCGTCGGCGGTCAGCTCCTTGCCGTCGGCCGTGATCAGCGTCGCCCGGGTGAGGCTGTCGCAGGTCAGTCCGTAGGCCCGGGAGGCCACGCCGTGACCGCCGCCCAGGGTGAGACCGGAGACGCCGACCGTCGGGCACGAGCCCCCCGGGATGGTCACGCCCTTGGCGGTGAGGGCCCGGTAGACGTCGATCAGCTTGGCGCCGGCGCCTATGACCGCGGTGCCGCCCGAGGCGCGGACGCGGTTCAGCTGGGAGACATCGACGATCAGCCTGTTGTTCCCCGAGGACCAGCCGGCGTAGGAGTGGCCGCCGTTGCGGATCGCCACCCGGGTGCCGTGAGTGCGGGCATAGGCGACAATGGTTCGGATATCGTCCGCGTTCGCCACGTACGCGACGGCCGCGGGCTTCAGCGAGTCGAAGCGGGTGTTGTAGAGCTGCCGGGCCGTCGTCCAGTCGGCGTCGCCGGGGCGGACCAGGGGGCCGTCCAGGTCGCGGGCGAGGGCCGACCAGTTCGCGGCGGCCGCGGCGGGCGTACGGGAGGAGAGGGACTGGCCGATGGTGCTCTGCGCGGCGCCGGCGCTTTTCCTGCCGTCGCACGCGGCCGTGGCCACCGCCGTGATCGCGGCCGCGCCGCCCCCGATGAACGTACGCCGTTCCATGTGTCCGTGCCTTTCGTCGGCCTCGTCGGCTTCCGTGGTACGAGACGGGACTGCGGGGGTGAGGGTTCCCTGGAGGGTTCCGGAATCACACTGTGCCCTCGACGTAAGCGTTCCGTGACCTCACCGCACCTTCTGCAGGGGTTCACCCGCAGTTCACTTCCGGCCATCAACGCCTTCACCTGATCTGCCTAATTTCGGCCTTACGCGATGCGTGGTGCGTCTCGAATGCGCATCCGTATCACCCAGACTTCGCGCACGCCGCCGGATTCAGGACGGCGGCTCCCGGAAGGAACTCAAGTGAAGCTTCAGCGCAAGAACCGGCGGGCCCTCGCCTTCGGTGCTCTCGCCGTCTCCGGCGCCCTGGCCCTCACGGCGTGCGGCTCGGACGACACCAGCGACGGCGGTGGCAGCAGCGCGTCCTCGACCGCCAACGCCAGCACCATCAAGTGCGACGACGCCAAGGGCCAGCTGCTCGCCGACGGCTCCTCCGCGCAGAAGAACGCGATCGACGCCTGGGTCAAGCAGTTCACGCAGGCCTGTGGCGTGCAGATCAACTACAAGGGCGGCGGCTCCGGCGCCGGTGTGACCGCGTTCAACAACGGCCAGGTCGCCTTCGCCGGCTCCGACTCCGCGCTGAAGCCCGAAGAGGTCACGGCCTCCAAGAAGGTCTGCTCCGGCGGCCAGGGCATCGACCTGCCGATGGTCGGCGGCCCGATCGCCCTCGGCATCAACATCTCCGGTGTCGACAAGCTCACGCTGGACGCGCCCACCATCGCCAAGATCTTCAACGCCAAGATCACCAGCTGGAACGACCCGGCGATCGCCAAGCTGAACCCGGGCGTGAAGCTCCCCAGCCTGAAGATCCAGGCGTTCCACCGCTCGGACGACTCCGGTACGACGGACAACTTCACCAAGTACCTGATCGCCACCGCCAAGAGCGACTGGCCCTACGACGGCGGCAAGACCTGGCAGGCCAAGGGCGGCCAGTCCGCCGCGCAGTCCTCCGGTGTGGCCCAGCAGGTGAAGCAGACCAACGGTGCCATCGGCTACTTCGAGCTCTCCTACGCCAAGGACGGCATCACGCCGGTCAGCATCGACACCGGCGCCTCCGCCCCGGTCGAGCCCACCACCGAGAACGCCTCCAAGGCCATCGCGGACGCCAAGGTCGTCGGCACCGGCTCGGACCTGGCGCTCCAGCTGAACTACGCGACCAAGGCCGACGGCGCCTACCCGATGGTCCTCGTCACGTACGAGATCGTCTGCGACAAGGGCAACAAGTCCGACACCCTGGCCGCCACCAAGGCGTTCCTGCGCTACACCGCCTCCGAGGACGGCCAGAAGGTCCTCGCGGACAACGACTACGCGCCGATCCCCGACGACATCATCGCCAAGGTCCGCACCACCATCGAGGGCCTGAGCTGACCTGAGCGTGTGGTCGGTTCGGGGCCCGCTTCGAGGGACCCGGGCCGGCCACACCGTCCGGTGCACCGCCGCCAAGAGCCGTACGACACGTGCGGCTCAGCAGACCGGAGAACCCGATGGACACCACACAGATAACAGACGCACCTCCCCCCACCCCCCAGCCCACCGAGGCCGAGCAGAAGCGCGCGGCCCGTGGCGCCACCCGACCCGGCGACCGGATCTTCCTCGGTCTCTCCCGCGGGTCGGGCATCCTGCTGCTGGTGATCATG
Encoded proteins:
- a CDS encoding FAD-binding oxidoreductase, with the translated sequence MERRTFIGGGAAAITAVATAACDGRKSAGAAQSTIGQSLSSRTPAAAAANWSALARDLDGPLVRPGDADWTTARQLYNTRFDSLKPAAVAYVANADDIRTIVAYARTHGTRVAIRNGGHSYAGWSSGNNRLIVDVSQLNRVRASGGTAVIGAGAKLIDVYRALTAKGVTIPGGSCPTVGVSGLTLGGGHGVASRAYGLTCDSLTRATLITADGKELTADASTNKDLFWALRGAGNGNFGVVTELHFRTHPAPQGVTAYATWPWSRAAAVVKAWQEWGPTQPDEIWSSCHLENGGSPSVAVAAFSLGTYGELQNALDRLADRIGSPARSVTLRRHSYESAMEAYAGCSSFSTDARCHLPGSTPGRSAQGALGRETYAAHSDFFDRSLSAAGIQTLLRQIASVRGGSGSIALTALGGAVNRVSPTATAFVHRRSRMLAQYLASWKAGSTGTTAQSWLTGAHDAMKPYASGAAYQNYTDPTLKDWRKAYYGDAATKLGKVKKQYDPQGFFTYPQSL
- the pstS gene encoding phosphate ABC transporter substrate-binding protein PstS encodes the protein MKLQRKNRRALAFGALAVSGALALTACGSDDTSDGGGSSASSTANASTIKCDDAKGQLLADGSSAQKNAIDAWVKQFTQACGVQINYKGGGSGAGVTAFNNGQVAFAGSDSALKPEEVTASKKVCSGGQGIDLPMVGGPIALGINISGVDKLTLDAPTIAKIFNAKITSWNDPAIAKLNPGVKLPSLKIQAFHRSDDSGTTDNFTKYLIATAKSDWPYDGGKTWQAKGGQSAAQSSGVAQQVKQTNGAIGYFELSYAKDGITPVSIDTGASAPVEPTTENASKAIADAKVVGTGSDLALQLNYATKADGAYPMVLVTYEIVCDKGNKSDTLAATKAFLRYTASEDGQKVLADNDYAPIPDDIIAKVRTTIEGLS